The following proteins are co-located in the Synechococcus sp. PROS-U-1 genome:
- the pyrE gene encoding orotate phosphoribosyltransferase — translation MPESSSVLTERENLLHRLATLAYRRGDFTLASGRKSEHYVNCKPVSLSGSGLALISRAMLTHVEADAVAVAGLTLGADPLVSGVAMAAADQGRNLDALIVRKEAKGHGTGAWLEGPLPAPGSLITVLEDVVTTGGSSLKAVRQLRDAGYGVNRVVTIVDREEGGDAAMAADDLELISLYKLTEIAAFTPA, via the coding sequence ATGCCTGAATCGTCGAGTGTCCTGACTGAGCGGGAGAACCTGCTGCACCGCCTGGCCACCCTGGCCTACCGGCGCGGAGACTTCACCCTTGCCTCAGGCCGCAAGAGCGAGCATTACGTGAACTGCAAGCCCGTGAGCCTGAGCGGCTCCGGACTGGCCTTGATCAGTCGGGCCATGCTGACGCACGTGGAAGCTGATGCGGTCGCCGTGGCCGGCCTCACCCTCGGTGCCGACCCACTAGTAAGTGGTGTCGCCATGGCCGCCGCCGATCAGGGCCGGAACCTGGATGCACTGATCGTGCGCAAGGAAGCCAAAGGCCATGGCACCGGAGCATGGCTGGAGGGACCGCTACCAGCCCCCGGATCTCTGATCACAGTTCTGGAAGACGTTGTGACCACTGGGGGGTCCTCCCTCAAGGCGGTCCGGCAGCTGCGCGACGCCGGCTACGGCGTGAACCGGGTCGTCACCATCGTCGACCGGGAAGAAGGGGGCGACGCCGCCATGGCCGCTGACGATCTGGAATTGATCAGCCTTTACAAACTGACTGAAATCGCCGCTTTCACACCGGCATGA
- a CDS encoding hemolysin family protein: MRLLLLAVLLVLPAFFAAAEVALLRLRPSRVEVLVEEEQAGARSIQRLQRRLRRALLVSQLGATLALVALGWAGRGLGGRLWSDGALGVAWRDTGLFLGIVLLATLVAGLLPKAWVLNRPESSALRLVPLLEVVMRCLAPLLNLLEALAGLLMRLLGLAPQWDVLVPALSAGELETLVESGRVTGLFPDEKSILEGVFALRDTQVREVMVPRSGMVTLPATVRFAEMMEAVHHTRHARFPVIGQSLDDVRGVLDLRQMAEPIARGQLQADSLLEPYLQPAVPVLETCTLAELLPMIRSGQPLLLVVDEHGGTEGLVTAADLTGEIVGDEDPGETDEPDLIEEKDSSGSWLVAGDLEIFELNRQLDLDLPEADDHHTLAGFLLERLQHIPAAGEALHFNGLQFEITAMAGPRIERVRLVLPSSVDDLE; encoded by the coding sequence ATGCGGCTCCTCCTGCTGGCTGTCCTGCTGGTTCTGCCGGCCTTCTTCGCGGCCGCAGAGGTGGCTTTATTGCGGCTTCGCCCCAGCCGCGTCGAAGTGCTGGTGGAAGAAGAGCAGGCTGGCGCGCGTTCCATTCAGCGTCTGCAGCGACGCCTGCGGAGAGCGCTGCTGGTCTCCCAGCTGGGGGCCACTCTCGCTCTGGTGGCCCTGGGTTGGGCCGGCCGCGGTCTTGGGGGAAGGCTTTGGTCGGATGGGGCCCTGGGTGTGGCCTGGCGCGACACAGGGCTGTTCCTCGGCATCGTGCTGCTGGCCACGCTGGTGGCTGGTCTGTTGCCCAAGGCTTGGGTGCTGAACCGTCCGGAATCCTCGGCGCTTCGACTTGTGCCCCTGCTCGAGGTGGTGATGCGTTGTCTGGCACCGCTGCTCAACTTGCTTGAGGCACTGGCGGGCCTGCTGATGCGTCTGCTTGGTTTGGCTCCCCAGTGGGATGTGTTGGTGCCAGCACTCTCTGCCGGTGAATTGGAAACCCTTGTGGAATCGGGGCGGGTCACGGGTTTGTTCCCCGATGAGAAAAGCATTCTTGAAGGTGTCTTCGCCCTGCGGGACACCCAGGTGCGGGAGGTGATGGTGCCGCGGTCCGGGATGGTCACGCTGCCGGCCACGGTCCGTTTCGCCGAAATGATGGAAGCCGTGCATCACACCCGTCACGCGCGGTTCCCGGTGATCGGCCAGTCGCTGGATGACGTGCGCGGCGTTCTGGATCTCCGCCAGATGGCCGAACCGATCGCAAGGGGGCAGCTCCAGGCCGATTCGCTGCTGGAGCCCTATCTCCAGCCTGCGGTCCCTGTGCTGGAGACTTGCACCCTGGCGGAGCTGCTGCCGATGATCCGCAGTGGCCAGCCGCTTCTCTTGGTGGTGGATGAGCACGGCGGCACCGAAGGGCTCGTCACAGCAGCAGATCTCACCGGAGAAATCGTCGGTGATGAGGACCCCGGAGAGACCGATGAACCGGACCTCATCGAGGAGAAGGACTCTTCTGGTTCCTGGCTAGTGGCGGGAGATCTGGAGATCTTCGAGCTCAACCGTCAGCTGGATCTCGATCTGCCGGAAGCAGATGACCATCACACCCTGGCGGGTTTCCTGCTGGAGCGTCTTCAGCACATTCCAGCCGCCGGAGAGGCGCTGCATTTCAACGGCCTGCAGTTCGAGATCACAGCCATGGCTGGGCCACGCATTGAGCGGGTCCGGCTCGTTCTTCCCAGTTCAGTGGATGATCTCGAATGA
- a CDS encoding DUF3155 domain-containing protein: MSKKRKRISRRRLAGQRVLAHVPTHHLETGEYKPVTAARRYIAEAGMVPPALLNVRRNEHTTDRFFWGEKGLFSAQYAEENHFLFPSLRIIVDSIGEDQLFEGLELGADDWEEMEEYEYAFV, from the coding sequence ATGTCCAAGAAGCGCAAGCGCATCAGTCGTCGTCGCCTGGCAGGTCAACGGGTCCTGGCGCATGTGCCAACCCACCACCTCGAAACCGGTGAGTACAAGCCCGTTACTGCGGCTCGTCGGTACATCGCTGAGGCTGGAATGGTGCCACCGGCTCTTCTGAACGTGCGCCGCAACGAGCACACCACTGATCGTTTCTTCTGGGGTGAGAAGGGTCTTTTCAGTGCGCAATACGCCGAAGAGAACCATTTCCTCTTTCCATCGTTGCGCATCATTGTTGATTCAATCGGTGAGGACCAGCTCTTTGAAGGCCTTGAGCTTGGTGCCGATGATTGGGAAGAAATGGAGGAGTACGAGTACGCCTTTGTTTGA
- a CDS encoding WecB/TagA/CpsF family glycosyltransferase, with protein MDSVSTTPDDRRRCKVLGVPVDACRDVCAAALGLHARGGGRIVTLNAEMTISARADASLGQAIGTADLVIPDGAGVVWALGRQKVRVVKTAGIELAWTLLNYAAAHQWRVALVGASPEVMETLRADLPQRIVGLNLAFTVDGYQSPETWPGIEAQLKQLQPDLVLVALGVPRQETWSERVAAGQPGLWMGVGGSFDVWAGTKKRAPGWMCRMQLEWMYRLIQEPSRWRRMLSLPAFVLDVIRMG; from the coding sequence ATGGACTCAGTCAGCACCACTCCCGATGACCGTCGCCGCTGCAAGGTGCTTGGCGTGCCCGTGGATGCCTGCCGCGACGTTTGTGCTGCAGCCCTCGGACTGCACGCCCGGGGAGGGGGGCGCATCGTCACCCTCAATGCTGAGATGACGATTTCCGCTCGGGCGGATGCCTCTCTTGGGCAGGCGATCGGGACGGCTGATCTGGTGATCCCCGATGGAGCTGGCGTGGTCTGGGCTCTGGGCCGTCAGAAGGTCCGCGTCGTCAAGACGGCAGGGATCGAGCTCGCCTGGACCTTGCTGAACTACGCCGCAGCCCATCAATGGCGTGTGGCTCTGGTGGGGGCATCACCTGAGGTGATGGAGACCCTGCGCGCGGATTTGCCTCAGCGCATCGTTGGGCTCAACCTGGCTTTCACGGTGGATGGCTATCAATCGCCCGAGACCTGGCCCGGCATCGAGGCTCAGCTCAAGCAATTGCAGCCGGACCTTGTACTGGTGGCCCTGGGTGTGCCTCGTCAAGAAACCTGGTCTGAGCGCGTAGCGGCCGGACAACCTGGACTTTGGATGGGAGTTGGAGGAAGTTTTGATGTCTGGGCCGGCACCAAAAAACGTGCACCCGGCTGGATGTGCCGGATGCAGCTCGAGTGGATGTATCGGCTCATCCAGGAACCATCCCGATGGCGACGCATGCTTTCGTTGCCTGCCTTCGTTCTGGATGTGATTCGGATGGGCTGA
- a CDS encoding Gfo/Idh/MocA family protein, producing the protein MSPDPMVPVKVGVIGIGNMGWHHARVLSLLRDADLVGVADPDAERGQLATEQFGCRWFADYNAMLSEVEAVCIAVPTLLHHPVGLACLRAGVHVLIEKPIAASQDEATALIEAATAAGRLLQVGHIERFNPAFRELIKVVANEEVVVLEGRRHSPHSDRANDVSVVLDLMIHDIDLVLELAKAPVVRLAAAGGRSAEGPIDYVNATLGFENGVVASLTASKMSHRKIRSLSAHCRSSLVETDFLNHTLHIHRRAHEWYSADHGELLYRNDGFIEEVSTTSIEPLYAELEHFLQCVRGRETPAVDGLQASRALKLADLIEQAVEHPDTGAPLPAPI; encoded by the coding sequence ATGTCTCCCGACCCCATGGTCCCAGTGAAGGTCGGGGTGATCGGAATCGGCAACATGGGCTGGCACCACGCCCGGGTGCTCAGTCTTCTTCGGGATGCCGATCTGGTGGGGGTCGCGGATCCCGATGCTGAACGCGGACAGCTCGCCACAGAGCAATTCGGCTGCCGCTGGTTCGCGGACTACAACGCCATGCTCTCCGAGGTGGAGGCCGTCTGCATCGCTGTTCCAACCCTCCTGCACCACCCCGTGGGTCTGGCTTGTCTTCGTGCTGGTGTGCATGTTCTGATCGAAAAGCCGATCGCGGCGAGTCAGGACGAGGCCACCGCGCTGATTGAGGCCGCGACTGCAGCGGGTCGTCTGCTGCAGGTTGGTCACATCGAGCGGTTCAACCCCGCGTTTCGTGAACTCATCAAGGTGGTCGCTAACGAGGAGGTGGTGGTCCTCGAGGGGCGGCGCCACAGCCCCCACTCCGATCGGGCCAATGATGTCTCCGTGGTGCTGGATCTGATGATCCATGACATCGATCTTGTGCTGGAGCTGGCCAAGGCACCCGTGGTGCGACTTGCCGCTGCCGGTGGTCGCAGTGCCGAGGGGCCGATCGATTACGTCAATGCAACGCTGGGCTTCGAGAACGGTGTCGTGGCCAGCCTCACGGCCAGCAAGATGAGCCACCGCAAAATCCGCAGCCTCAGTGCTCACTGCCGTTCGAGCCTGGTGGAGACAGACTTCCTCAACCACACCCTGCACATCCATCGCCGCGCCCATGAGTGGTACTCCGCCGATCACGGTGAGCTGCTGTACCGCAATGACGGCTTCATCGAGGAGGTGAGCACCACGTCGATCGAACCCCTCTATGCAGAGCTGGAGCACTTCCTCCAGTGCGTGCGCGGTCGGGAAACTCCTGCGGTGGACGGTCTTCAGGCATCGCGGGCTCTCAAGTTGGCGGATTTGATCGAGCAGGCGGTCGAACACCCCGATACCGGGGCGCCCTTGCCTGCACCGATCTGA
- a CDS encoding photosystem II reaction center protein K: protein MAAFTLDLLAQLPEAYQAFSPLIDILPLIPVFFLLLAFVWQASVGFR, encoded by the coding sequence ATGGCCGCCTTCACCCTCGACCTGCTGGCACAGCTGCCCGAGGCCTATCAGGCCTTCTCGCCGCTGATCGACATCCTTCCGTTGATCCCAGTGTTCTTCCTGCTTCTTGCCTTCGTTTGGCAAGCCTCTGTGGGCTTCCGCTGA
- the cobS gene encoding adenosylcobinamide-GDP ribazoletransferase codes for MRADCTRHAIPRIAPSWLSDLAGAWIFYTVLPAWPWPQPSFQRIARFAPWIGLLIGALQGLLWSGLSRLGWPPEACAPCVVALGIQLSGGLHHDGLIDTADGLGAPEERRLEAMEDSRVGASGVLALVMVVLLQVAALIQLGPKAPIGLCLAAFWARVSPLWAMARFDYLRADGTAAFHRDHARPLWDALPTLLVVALLAGVVAPFPLLLGMVVAILVAQALGRRLGGHTGDSYGAVLVLTEMITLLGLALLLPAS; via the coding sequence GTGAGGGCTGATTGCACCCGTCACGCCATTCCCCGGATCGCTCCGTCCTGGCTGTCTGATCTGGCGGGAGCCTGGATCTTTTACACAGTGCTGCCTGCATGGCCTTGGCCGCAGCCCTCGTTTCAGCGCATTGCACGATTCGCTCCCTGGATTGGGCTGTTGATCGGTGCGCTGCAGGGGCTGCTCTGGAGTGGTCTGTCCAGGTTGGGTTGGCCTCCTGAAGCCTGTGCCCCATGCGTTGTGGCTCTTGGTATCCAACTCAGTGGTGGATTGCACCACGACGGCTTGATCGATACGGCGGATGGCCTTGGGGCGCCTGAGGAACGGCGGCTCGAGGCCATGGAGGACAGCCGTGTGGGCGCCAGTGGCGTGCTGGCTCTCGTGATGGTGGTCCTGCTGCAAGTCGCGGCATTGATCCAATTGGGGCCCAAGGCCCCGATCGGGCTCTGTTTGGCTGCGTTCTGGGCGCGGGTGTCCCCGCTCTGGGCCATGGCGCGTTTCGACTATCTCCGGGCCGATGGCACCGCTGCTTTTCATCGCGACCATGCCAGGCCGCTCTGGGATGCCCTGCCCACACTGCTGGTGGTGGCTCTGCTGGCCGGGGTGGTCGCGCCCTTCCCTCTTCTCTTGGGGATGGTCGTGGCGATCCTTGTCGCCCAGGCTCTTGGGCGACGCCTGGGGGGGCACACCGGTGACAGCTATGGAGCGGTTCTTGTGTTGACCGAGATGATCACGCTGCTTGGCCTGGCGTTGCTTCTGCCGGCCAGTTGA
- a CDS encoding glycoside hydrolase family 15 protein, with amino-acid sequence MVLTTTETLPQHHATSLQRLDQSIQRVVLDRQDPISGLLPASTAHTIHGNYGDAWVRDCVYSVQCVWGLALAHKRQQGESSKRSWELEQRVVALMRGLMRSMMRQAGKVERFKESLHPLDALHAKYDSCTGEPVVADDAWGHLQLDATSLFLLQLAQLTKGSCPVVQSRDEVDFLQNLVHYISRAYRTPDYGIWERGDKGNHGLPERNASSIGMAKAALEALDGLDLYGLHGDGSCILLIPQGAIVRLRRALQGLLPRESASKEADSACLSVIGYPAWAVEDAALVERTGRRIRRELGGAYGYKRFLRDGHQTVVEDITRLHYEPEELAAFEGIESEWPLFLAFELVTACCESRWDEARRLHNQLKALAVEQNGERLYPELYQVPASAVDQERLNPGSQARLANTNLPLIWTQSLVWLGEMLLEDLIRPEDIDPCGRREPQPLGAESVLVAMAPETDAVRQDLMAAEVPIDPTMVIPVLSSDELKQRLKAAGTNPRLKLSGRPGHRVETEDTARVYHQDGTISVFTPSVLEDRSSYLADDPEELLETVVDELHLLQRHWRGVGQPLLVIPIREAALKQHRDIVLKLARQLGSGVIESIPVRLGRLSELVDHGQNVQLPPLQQKPVSTSDQPQHVLRDATDLRDLTAAEEQELDDTPIDQLSQRLWSSGLLHEQAEVLELLQRRLGPQGIQRSPNGHPVALRNLLEEVYHRGLRCEDWNVVRRCAGAMGMVHPQLEDALTDLLVRQKQVVVGRNYTGDSRLRQPMDSAAIAERIETTSGIDGRERMLEQELLLALDSVARREPALLKGSLTLQLGQLMLLLTSELAVEKTLTQDEAFEALCSEAPHAIRKRLRAVLGDVEHARAALQRGEQLHVSGRVQWSVPDPLEETPGGGDWLQHRIRLGSFQKVPRDFYAGIWSLLQHCRGLVIGDKLERRNRLNSRLVLEKTPGERNFAAQVDHLLSRIKAPEYRQLCSECLLSLMAFVEANPEVRFEDDLALDVVIGHAVRVGWQQSHPSLRPETYPQHKAQAWGQFYRSSPGDCRRWQVTALRELAEQKGLV; translated from the coding sequence ATGGTTTTGACGACGACGGAAACCCTTCCGCAGCACCACGCCACAAGCCTTCAGCGTCTGGATCAGTCCATCCAACGGGTCGTTCTCGATCGGCAAGACCCGATCAGTGGACTGCTCCCCGCCAGCACCGCCCACACCATCCATGGCAACTACGGCGATGCCTGGGTACGGGACTGCGTCTATTCGGTGCAATGTGTGTGGGGATTGGCCCTGGCCCACAAACGCCAGCAGGGGGAGAGCAGCAAACGCTCCTGGGAACTGGAGCAGCGCGTGGTGGCCCTCATGCGTGGCCTGATGCGCTCGATGATGCGCCAGGCGGGGAAAGTTGAACGCTTCAAGGAGAGCCTGCATCCCCTCGACGCACTTCATGCCAAGTACGACAGCTGCACGGGCGAACCGGTGGTGGCCGATGACGCCTGGGGCCATCTTCAACTGGATGCCACCTCACTGTTCTTACTGCAGCTGGCGCAGTTAACGAAGGGCAGCTGCCCCGTGGTGCAAAGCCGTGACGAGGTGGATTTTCTCCAAAACCTGGTGCACTACATCTCAAGGGCCTACCGCACCCCCGACTACGGGATCTGGGAACGGGGCGACAAAGGCAACCATGGCCTGCCGGAGCGCAATGCGAGCTCGATCGGCATGGCCAAGGCCGCCCTGGAGGCCCTGGATGGCCTTGACCTCTACGGCCTCCATGGGGACGGCAGCTGCATCCTGCTGATTCCCCAGGGGGCCATCGTGCGCCTAAGGCGCGCCTTGCAAGGCCTCTTGCCGCGGGAATCCGCCAGCAAGGAGGCCGACAGTGCCTGTCTGTCGGTGATTGGTTATCCCGCCTGGGCGGTGGAAGATGCCGCCCTGGTGGAGCGCACCGGCCGTCGCATTCGACGGGAACTCGGCGGGGCTTACGGCTACAAACGCTTCCTCCGGGACGGCCACCAGACGGTGGTGGAAGACATCACCCGCTTGCACTACGAACCCGAAGAGCTCGCCGCCTTTGAAGGGATCGAGTCGGAGTGGCCATTGTTTCTGGCCTTCGAACTGGTCACCGCATGCTGCGAAAGCCGCTGGGACGAGGCCCGGCGCTTGCACAACCAGCTCAAGGCTCTTGCCGTTGAACAGAACGGAGAACGTCTCTACCCCGAGCTTTACCAGGTCCCTGCCAGTGCCGTCGATCAGGAACGGCTGAATCCAGGCAGCCAGGCCCGGTTGGCCAACACCAACCTGCCGCTGATCTGGACCCAAAGCCTCGTCTGGCTGGGGGAAATGCTGCTCGAGGATCTGATCCGCCCCGAAGACATTGACCCCTGTGGCCGCAGGGAGCCGCAGCCACTAGGCGCCGAGTCAGTTCTTGTGGCGATGGCTCCGGAGACGGATGCCGTGCGCCAGGACCTGATGGCGGCAGAGGTGCCGATCGATCCAACCATGGTGATTCCTGTGCTGTCGTCCGACGAGCTGAAGCAACGGCTGAAAGCAGCTGGCACCAATCCCCGTCTGAAGCTCAGCGGACGCCCGGGACACCGGGTGGAAACCGAGGACACCGCACGCGTCTACCACCAGGACGGCACCATCAGCGTGTTTACCCCGTCTGTGCTGGAGGACCGCAGCAGCTATCTGGCTGATGACCCGGAGGAGCTGCTGGAAACTGTTGTGGACGAGCTGCATCTGCTGCAACGGCACTGGCGCGGCGTGGGACAGCCCCTTCTGGTCATTCCCATTCGCGAAGCCGCCTTGAAGCAACATCGCGACATCGTCCTCAAACTGGCCCGGCAACTTGGCAGCGGCGTCATTGAAAGCATCCCCGTCCGGTTGGGCCGCCTCAGTGAGCTGGTGGATCATGGGCAGAACGTCCAACTGCCTCCGCTTCAGCAGAAACCGGTCTCAACATCCGATCAACCCCAGCACGTTCTGCGCGACGCCACTGATCTACGGGATCTGACGGCCGCTGAGGAGCAGGAGCTGGATGACACTCCGATCGATCAGTTGAGTCAGCGCCTCTGGAGCAGTGGACTACTGCATGAACAGGCCGAAGTGCTCGAGTTGCTGCAACGGCGTCTCGGCCCTCAGGGGATTCAACGCAGCCCCAATGGACATCCTGTGGCCCTGCGAAACCTCCTCGAAGAGGTGTATCACCGGGGCTTGCGTTGTGAAGACTGGAATGTGGTGCGGCGCTGCGCCGGCGCCATGGGCATGGTGCATCCCCAGCTGGAGGATGCCCTGACCGATCTTCTCGTCCGTCAGAAACAGGTGGTGGTGGGGCGCAACTACACCGGTGACTCCCGGCTTCGTCAACCGATGGACAGTGCTGCCATCGCCGAACGGATTGAGACCACCAGTGGGATCGACGGCCGTGAACGCATGCTCGAACAGGAACTCCTGCTCGCTCTCGACAGCGTGGCGCGGCGGGAGCCCGCCCTGCTCAAAGGCAGCCTCACGCTTCAGCTGGGCCAGCTGATGTTGCTGCTGACATCAGAACTGGCGGTAGAGAAAACACTCACTCAGGACGAGGCCTTTGAAGCCCTCTGCAGCGAAGCACCCCACGCCATCCGCAAACGATTGCGCGCCGTGCTCGGGGATGTGGAGCATGCCAGGGCCGCCCTGCAACGCGGCGAACAACTGCATGTGAGCGGCAGGGTGCAGTGGTCGGTTCCCGACCCGTTGGAGGAGACACCAGGTGGCGGCGACTGGCTTCAGCACCGCATCCGCCTCGGCTCATTCCAAAAAGTTCCCCGTGATTTCTATGCCGGAATCTGGTCCCTGCTGCAACACTGCCGCGGCCTGGTGATAGGCGACAAGCTGGAACGGCGCAATCGACTCAACAGCCGTCTCGTCCTCGAGAAAACACCCGGCGAACGCAATTTCGCCGCCCAAGTCGACCATCTGCTGAGTCGCATCAAGGCCCCGGAATACCGCCAACTCTGCAGCGAATGCCTGCTCTCGCTGATGGCGTTTGTCGAAGCCAATCCGGAGGTGCGCTTCGAGGATGACCTGGCCCTCGACGTGGTGATCGGTCATGCCGTCCGAGTGGGCTGGCAACAGAGCCATCCCTCCCTCCGTCCGGAAACCTACCCACAGCACAAAGCCCAGGCCTGGGGGCAGTTCTATCGATCCTCACCAGGTGACTGCCGTCGCTGGCAGGTCACAGCATTGCGCGAGCTGGCCGAACAAAAAGGGCTGGTCTGA
- a CDS encoding sensor histidine kinase KdpD: protein MQLTDRFFDFTDQQLADLTAKEGIQHLGLYVSAPPNQQGPPLLLIRQWSANERSLPAADADPNLRLPHQSRRWYPLQDAGLILGALRADLDPQRSWTLTLDQRMRRSAAAISHALGRDLECLQLRQELSQQNDQLRTLVHQLRNPLAALRTYAQLLMRRLEADSSHRPLVEGMLSEQRQLGQYIDVLDGLGQKRLPQQENLGPTLLPPGPAEGEATMQTLLMPLLERAEATASLQGRPWQGPQQWPQWIDQPSQDGTIAEIVANLLENAFRYSPAGCTVGLCLLPNGLCVWDNGPPIPTEERDLIFEQGERGSTGQDRPGTGLGLALARSLAERQGRRLSLCVEPSTIAPDLPTQGNAFVLNWPAEATPGQAA from the coding sequence ATGCAGCTGACAGATCGATTCTTCGACTTCACAGACCAACAGCTGGCAGATCTAACCGCCAAAGAGGGCATTCAGCATCTGGGGCTTTATGTCAGTGCACCACCCAATCAACAAGGCCCGCCCTTGCTGCTGATTCGGCAATGGTCCGCCAATGAACGCTCCCTCCCCGCCGCCGACGCAGACCCCAACCTCCGCTTACCCCATCAGAGTCGGCGCTGGTACCCACTGCAGGATGCCGGATTAATCCTGGGGGCCCTGCGCGCCGACCTGGATCCTCAACGGAGCTGGACTCTGACCCTGGACCAACGGATGAGACGCAGTGCTGCCGCCATCAGCCACGCTCTGGGGCGGGACCTGGAATGCTTACAACTCCGCCAGGAACTGAGCCAACAAAACGATCAACTGCGCACACTCGTTCATCAGTTGCGCAATCCACTGGCGGCCCTGCGCACCTACGCCCAGCTGCTGATGCGGCGGCTTGAAGCGGACAGCTCCCATCGTCCACTTGTGGAGGGCATGCTCTCGGAGCAACGGCAACTCGGCCAGTACATCGACGTTCTGGATGGCCTTGGGCAGAAGCGTCTTCCGCAGCAAGAGAATCTGGGGCCCACCCTGTTGCCCCCAGGGCCGGCCGAAGGCGAGGCAACAATGCAAACCCTGCTGATGCCCCTGCTGGAGCGGGCGGAAGCAACAGCAAGCCTGCAGGGCCGCCCCTGGCAAGGGCCGCAGCAGTGGCCCCAATGGATCGACCAGCCGTCCCAGGACGGCACCATCGCGGAAATCGTCGCCAACCTCCTGGAGAATGCGTTCCGCTACAGCCCAGCGGGTTGCACCGTCGGACTGTGTCTGTTGCCCAACGGGCTCTGCGTCTGGGACAACGGGCCACCGATCCCCACGGAGGAAAGGGATCTGATTTTCGAGCAGGGAGAACGGGGATCCACCGGCCAAGACCGACCCGGTACCGGCCTTGGACTCGCCCTCGCACGCTCCTTGGCGGAACGGCAGGGCCGCCGCCTGAGCCTCTGCGTGGAGCCATCCACGATCGCTCCGGATCTGCCCACTCAGGGCAACGCGTTCGTCCTCAACTGGCCGGCAGAAGCAACGCCAGGCCAAGCAGCGTGA
- the tgt gene encoding tRNA guanosine(34) transglycosylase Tgt: protein MFGFEINAHCANTAARCGTFETPHGPVHTPRFMPVGTLATVKGISTEQLRHTGAQMVLSNTYHLHLQPGEDIVAAAGGLHRFMGWDGPMLTDSGGFQVFSLGDLNKIDDRGVVFRNPRDGRTIDMTPEHATHIQMALGADVAMAFDQCPPYPATENDVIDACRRTHAWLERCVTAHTRMDQALFGIVQGGCFPHLRRESARAVASFDLPGIAVGGVSVGEPVEDMHRIVRDVTPLLPTNKPRYLMGIGTLREMAIAVANGIDLFDCVLPTRLGRHGTALVGGERWNLRNARFRHDHTPLDPSCSCMACTGHTRAYLHHLIRSEELLGLTLLSIHNITQLVRFTSAMAQAIRDGCFSEDFAPWEPDSPAHHTW from the coding sequence TTGTTCGGCTTTGAGATCAACGCGCATTGCGCCAACACAGCAGCCCGGTGCGGCACCTTTGAGACTCCGCATGGACCGGTGCACACACCACGCTTCATGCCAGTGGGGACTCTTGCGACCGTCAAGGGCATCAGCACCGAGCAACTGAGGCACACGGGTGCCCAGATGGTGCTCTCCAACACTTACCACCTGCATTTGCAACCCGGTGAGGACATCGTGGCAGCTGCGGGGGGGCTGCACCGGTTCATGGGCTGGGACGGCCCGATGCTGACCGACTCCGGGGGGTTTCAGGTGTTCAGCCTGGGGGACCTCAACAAGATCGATGACCGCGGCGTGGTGTTCCGGAACCCCCGCGATGGACGCACCATCGACATGACACCGGAACATGCCACCCACATCCAGATGGCCCTCGGGGCGGATGTGGCCATGGCCTTCGACCAGTGCCCGCCCTATCCGGCGACGGAAAACGACGTCATCGATGCCTGTCGCCGTACCCATGCCTGGCTCGAGCGCTGCGTCACAGCCCACACACGCATGGACCAGGCCCTGTTCGGCATTGTTCAGGGGGGCTGTTTCCCGCATCTGCGGCGGGAGAGTGCCCGTGCCGTGGCCTCCTTCGATCTGCCAGGGATCGCCGTCGGTGGCGTCAGCGTCGGTGAGCCCGTGGAGGACATGCACCGCATCGTGCGGGATGTCACGCCCTTGCTCCCCACCAACAAACCCCGGTACTTGATGGGCATCGGCACTCTGCGCGAGATGGCCATCGCCGTGGCCAACGGGATCGACCTCTTCGACTGTGTCTTGCCCACCCGACTGGGTCGCCATGGCACGGCCCTCGTTGGTGGAGAACGCTGGAATCTGCGCAATGCACGTTTCCGCCACGACCACACACCCTTGGATCCGAGCTGCTCCTGCATGGCCTGCACCGGACACACCAGGGCCTATCTGCATCACTTGATTCGTAGCGAAGAACTCCTGGGCCTCACCTTGCTGAGCATTCACAACATCACCCAGCTGGTGCGTTTCACGTCCGCCATGGCACAAGCCATCCGTGACGGCTGTTTTTCAGAGGATTTCGCTCCCTGGGAGCCAGACTCGCCAGCCCATCACACGTGGTAG